The window CTGAAAACCGGAAAGGACGGGGCGCCGCTAGAAATCCACCTGGAGCCGCGCCCCGATCACCCAGAAAAGGTCCTCACGCTCGCCCGCGCGGTCGTCCACCACCTGGAGGATGGGGCTCAGGTGGAACTTATCGGTGAAGTGCCAGCGGTAGTAGACCTCGTACACTTTCTCGTTTCGGACCGGCCGGGCGGGGGCGGCCCGCTTGGCCGGCTTGATCTCGCCGTAGGCCAGGCCCAGCGCGTCCTCCGGGCGCCCCGGCAGGATCTTCATGATCTGAAAGCCGGCCATCCAGGCGGCCTGGGTGTCGTAGTTCACGTTGGCGGAGTCGCGGTAGCCGATGCGGAAGAAGGCGCCCAGCCAGCCGGCGAGCTCCTGGTCGAGGCTCACGCCCGCGCCGTGGGCGGTGTAGCGGCGGAGCCCGCCGGACTCGCGGGCCCGCTGCCCCGCGCCGTCGGCGAAGGCCCAGACGCGGTAGCCGCCCGGCCGGCCGAGGAGCTTGGGCGTGACGCCGATCTCCACGACGCCGTAGACGTCCTCGAAGAAGCGGTTGGTGGTCCGGGCGTCCCGGTCGCGGTCGCCGTTCTGGAACCCGGCCTCGACGTAGAGCCACTCGGGGATCACCTCATAGCGGATGCGGGCGCCCGGGCCGTTCTCGGGGTTGCTCAGGATGGCGTTGTTCACGAAGGCGCCGGTCAGGAACTGGAGCGTCTCGTCGTTGGCGTAGGCGTTGGTGTCCACGTAGTTGGTGAGGTCGATCTTGCCCGCGGTGAGGACGAGGCGCTCCCCGAGGAAGGCAGCCTCGATGTAGGCCTCGAGGATGGTCACCGTGTCGTTCGTGGTGCCCAGGTCCCCGTTCAGGCCCGCGAGGGTGGGGAAGCGATCGTCCGGGCCGTTGCCGCCGATGGCCTCGAGGTCCAGGACCAGCCGGACGTTGTTCAGGGGCTTATAGGTCAGGATGAGATCGAAGGAGCCGCCGGCGAAGCTCTCGTCCCCGCCCAGGGAGCGCGGGGCCCCCGAGGTGGACTGGAGGGTGCCGGTGGCTCCGCCCGAGATCTCGATCTTGGAGAGCGCCTCGACCGACTTCCGGAGGTCGGCCAGGGGCGCGAGCTGCTTCTCCTGCCGCTCGGCCTGGGCCTTCCGGGCCTTCTGCTCCTCCTGGACGGCCTGGAGCTGCTCCTTGAGGGCGTTGAGCTGCCGCTCCAGGCTCTGGATGCGCTCCTGGAGCGCCTCGGCCGGCTGCGCCCCGGCGGGCGGCGGCCAGGACACGACGGCGGCACAGAGCAGGGCCGCGCCGAGCACATTCGGCATTCTCGAGCCTTTCACACGTAACTCCTCTTCCGGTGGATGGGGGCCCGCAAATCGCGCCACGATACCGGAATGGGAAACTGAATTCACGGCCTCCGGACGGAGCGGGGCCGATATCCGGCCGGCGGGGGTGCGGCCGTGCCGCGCCGGCCGTCCCCCCGGTCCCCGACGGACTTACTTCGCGGGCAAGGTGGCGGAGTAGGCCAAGATATCCAGCGCGTCTTGCAGGTTCCACCCGAGCTCCACCCCGGCGGGCATGGGCGGCTCCGCCCCCGGATGGCCGGTGCGGACCTTGTGCACGAACTCCCAGGGGTTCGCCTTGGCGACGGTGCCCACATACTCCGGCTTGTCCGGCTTCCCGAAGTTCAGCTTCTTTCCGTCCGGCCCGTGGCAGGCGGCGCACATGGCGGACAATTGCTGCCCCCGGGCCGAGTCGGCCTTGAGGGGTTTCTTCGCCTTGGCGTCAATCGCCGGAGCCAGATCCACCAGTCCGTGCTTCAAAAAGATGGCGAGGTTCGTCAGCGCGGCGTCATCCAGGCCGGCGGAGAAGTTGTGCTTGGGGTTGGCGGCGCCCTTCAGGGCGTCCTTGATCTGGTCCACGCTCTTGGCCCGGACAGCCATGAGTCCCGTGAAGCCGGTGCGGTGGGAGCCGGAGCCGTAGGCGCCGTCCTTGCCGCGGTAGTCCCAGCCGTGGCACTCCTTGCACCGCCATGTGGCCGGGCCCTTCAGCTTGTTGGTGGTCTGGAGCGCCCACAGGGGATGGTCCCCTGAGGGCTCCTTCGCCCCGGGCACCGCCTTCCACCATTTGTCATAGAGCCTGCCGCCCAGGGCGATGGCGCCCGGCGACGGAGCCTGCGCGACGGCGGCCGTGACGGACCCGAAACCGGCACCGAGAAAGCAGACCAGCGCCGCGGCAACCCAGGTGCACCTTATCCTCATCTCACATCCCTCCATTCGAGCGCGGACCATGCCCGCTCCTTCGGGAGCAGCGCGGCCGAATTTATGATTGCAAGACCCTCAAATCCCATATTCGTATATATTGCGCTTTTCCCCCCGCGGAATCATCCAAGCGGGCTATTCCGGAAAAAAGAGGGCTACCCGCCGGATAGCCCTTTTGGGCCAGGCCTTCGTGCCTCAGGGATGTGAACGCGGAAAAGAAAGAGCCCCCGAGAAGGGACCCTTTCAGGCGGGACGGCTGAAGAGGCGAACGGGGCGGGCGAGCCCCCCGCCGATCAGAAGGCCACGGCCAATCCCACCATGCCGATGACCTCGTCGGTGCGCCCGTTGTTCGAGGCGCGGGCACTGAAGGCGTCGAGGTAGAGGTATTCGACCTTGAGCCCGAGCGACCAGCTTCCGGCCTCCTTGGGCATGGGGAGCGGGATGCTGGCCGTGGCCGCCACGGAGACGAAACCCAGGTTGGCCTCCTTGCCGTTCTTCTTGAAGTAGTAGTCATCCCCGCTGAACCCGACCGTCACCGGGACGCCGAAGGTGAAGGGGACGGCCCCGATTTTCCCCTCGAAGGAGGGGCGGAGGCCGATCTCCCAGTAGGCGTCCTCGGTGCCGCCCTTGTCCTTGGTCTCCCAGGCGAACATGACGTAGGGGCTCAGCTTGAAGGGGAACCGCGTCATCTTGATCAGGTCGCCGTCGTCGAAGGTAAACTTGAGCTGGACTTCGTGGATGTCCTCGAAGACGTCGGAGGGGTAGTGATAGAGGGTGTAGCCGGCGCCGATGGTCAGGGGGCCCACGCCGAAGTCCACTCCCGCAAGGTAGTCGATCTCGTAGTGCTTCTTGTTCCCGGCGCCCTTCTCCTCGTGAATGCTGTTCCACACGCCGGCCCAGGGCGTGATGCTGAAGTCCTTGCCCTTGTACGCGTTCCAGTAGAGGTTGGCGTAAGGCTGGTAGATCACGCCCTCGTCTTGCTGCTGAATCCCTCGGAAGAAATAGGCCGTGGGGAAATCGATCCCGCCCGAGAGCGAGAAGAGGGGCGGTTTCTCCTCCGCGGCGCGTGCGGGCGAGGGCGCCAGTCCCTCCCCCGAGGCCACCAGGGCGGCGAACGCGGCGACGGCCAGGAACGAGGTGAATTTCTTCTTCATGGCTGCCCTTCCTCCTTGAAAAGTGGAAGCTCCCCGAAGCCACGCCGGGGCTCCCCCGTTCGGCGGCCGGGCGCGACATGAGCGGCTATTATCCCGAGGAATGTTTCGGGGGGGTTTCACTGAAATTTCCTGGGCGTTAAAAGCGGAGGCCCCGCCCGGCCGTGCCGCCCCGGGAGGCCTCCGAGGTTTGACACCCGCCGGGGGCGCGTGATAGCAAGAGCCGGAATTTCCTGGCATTTTTCGAACCGACCGCAGGCAAGGAGCCCGGGGCAATGACCAACCCCATCCGTCCGATCATCGTCGAGGGCAGCCAAGTGCAGCCTTTCGAGCTCCATCCGGGCATCCGGGCCCGGCGGCTGGTCACCCAGGCCAAGCACGGCGCCCGGCTCTCCCTGAGCACCGTGGAGTTCGCCCCCGGTTGCGGCGAGCCCTGGCACGACCACCAGGACAAGGACACCGTGGCCACCATCATCGAGGGCAACGGCGTCTACTGGGTGATGGAGCCCGACGGGCCCAAGTCCATCGAGTGCGGGACGGGCGACGCCGTCTTCTCGCCCGCCTGGTCCTGCCACAAGATGACCAACCCCTACGACAAGCCCCTGAAGGTGGTGGCGTCCCAGCACCCCTCGGCCACGGGGGGCTGAGCCGGTCCGCCCGGAATCCGATTCGAGGAGAGCGCATTGGCCGCCACGCGAAGCGTCAAGGTTCCCCCGCGCGCCCTCAAGCGCGCGACCATGCTCTGGAGCAAGGAGTTCACCGAGCGCGTCGCCCGCGACATGGAGGACTGGGGCGGCCGGGAGTTCATGGAGATCTTCATGAACTTCTGCTACGGCGGCCTCTACGACCGGAACGTGCTCCCCCAGAAGACGCGCGAGCTGTGCGCCGTGGCCGCCTGCGTCATGGCGAACGCCCTGCCCCAGCTCCGCACCCACATCCAGGCCGCCTGGAACTGCGGGGCCAGCAAGCGCGAGATCATGGAGGTCATCCTCCAGATGCTCACCTACTGCGGCGCGCCCTACATGCTCCAGGCCGCCCGGCTCGCCCGGCACGACGTCTTCCCCCACCTCAAGAAGGGGCAGAAGGCGTCCCTCGCCCCGGCGGGGACGGGCGCCGCCGCCCCGAAGGCGGCGAAGAATGCGGCCCGGAAGAAGCCCGCTCGCCCAAAGGCCGCCCGGCGCCCCGGGCGGCCCAAACGGACAATCCGCTGACGAGGCATTCATCCGCGCAACCGCTGCGCACGGAATCGAGACGAAGAAGGAGCCACACGCGATGGGCCGCAGACTCGTGGATCTCAGCATCCCCCTCCAGAACGCCCCGATGGAAGCCAACCCGACGAACATCCGGTACATCCCCCACTTGGAGCTGGGCCGCAGCCGCGCCAAGGCCTACAAGTTCCCGGACGTGAGCTACTTCCCCGACTCCATGCACTGCGCGACCGAGGACGTGTCGCTCTCCACCCACAGCGGCACCCATCTGGACTCCCCGTTCCACTACGGCCCCACCTGCGAGGGGAAGCCCTCGAAGACCATCGACCTGGTGCCGCTCGAGTGGCTCTACGGCGACGGCGTGGTGCTCGACTTCCACGACGCCCCGCGCGGCCACAACATCACCGTCGAGGAGACCAAGGCCAAGGTGAAGGCCCTCGAGGCGAAGGGCCGCAAGCTCAAGCCCATGGACATCGTCCTCATCCGCACCGACCACACGACCAAGCATCTCTACAGCCACGACTTCGAGCAGACCCATCCCGGCATGAGCGTGGACGCCACCGAGTGGCTGGTGGACCAGGGCATCAAGGTCATGGGAATCGACGCCTGGGGCTTCGACATGCCCGTCGGCAAGATGGTCGCCGAGCGCCTCAAGGGGAACCCCAAGGACTTCTTCGGCAGCCACTATCTCGGCCGCAAGAAGGAGTACATCCACGCCGAGAAGCTGGTGAACCTCGACAAGATCCCCGAGTTCGGCTTCGCCGTCTCGATGTTCCCGATCCGGATCGAGCGCGCCAGCGGCGCCTGGATCCGCGCGGTGGCGATCCTCGAGAATTGACGCCGCGGCGGGGAACCGAACCTGCGGTATAATGGACGCGGCGGGGGTCGGCCCCCCCGCGCGGACATTCCCGGAGGACTCACCATGGAGCAGCGGAACGAATCGGCTCTACCGCACGCCCCGGAGCTGGCGCTCTCGGGCCGCAAGGCCCTCGCCCCCGCCCTGGCCGCCATCCTGCTCGGCGCGGCCCTCATCGCGGGCGCCGGCTTCGCGGGCCCCGAGGCCCTGCACGAGGCGGCCCACGACTCCCGCCACGCCCTCGGCTTCCCCTGCCACTAAAGGGGGGCGGACGGGCATGCCGGTTTTCCGCCGCATCCTCTTCACCGCCGCCCTGGCGGGGCTGCTGACCGGCCTCGCCGCGACGGCCTTCCACTCCCAGCGCGTCCTCCCGCTCATCCTCCAGGCCGAGACCTACGAGCGCGCCGCCGGGGGCGAGCGGCCCGAGGCCGCCCGGGTCCTGGACGGCCCCGGCCGCCTCGCCCTGACCGCC of the Candidatus Tectomicrobia bacterium genome contains:
- a CDS encoding CbtB-domain containing protein, producing the protein MEQRNESALPHAPELALSGRKALAPALAAILLGAALIAGAGFAGPEALHEAAHDSRHALGFPCH
- a CDS encoding cupin domain-containing protein, which translates into the protein MTNPIRPIIVEGSQVQPFELHPGIRARRLVTQAKHGARLSLSTVEFAPGCGEPWHDHQDKDTVATIIEGNGVYWVMEPDGPKSIECGTGDAVFSPAWSCHKMTNPYDKPLKVVASQHPSATGG
- a CDS encoding cyclase family protein, coding for MGRRLVDLSIPLQNAPMEANPTNIRYIPHLELGRSRAKAYKFPDVSYFPDSMHCATEDVSLSTHSGTHLDSPFHYGPTCEGKPSKTIDLVPLEWLYGDGVVLDFHDAPRGHNITVEETKAKVKALEAKGRKLKPMDIVLIRTDHTTKHLYSHDFEQTHPGMSVDATEWLVDQGIKVMGIDAWGFDMPVGKMVAERLKGNPKDFFGSHYLGRKKEYIHAEKLVNLDKIPEFGFAVSMFPIRIERASGAWIRAVAILEN
- a CDS encoding carbohydrate porin — encoded protein: MPNVLGAALLCAAVVSWPPPAGAQPAEALQERIQSLERQLNALKEQLQAVQEEQKARKAQAERQEKQLAPLADLRKSVEALSKIEISGGATGTLQSTSGAPRSLGGDESFAGGSFDLILTYKPLNNVRLVLDLEAIGGNGPDDRFPTLAGLNGDLGTTNDTVTILEAYIEAAFLGERLVLTAGKIDLTNYVDTNAYANDETLQFLTGAFVNNAILSNPENGPGARIRYEVIPEWLYVEAGFQNGDRDRDARTTNRFFEDVYGVVEIGVTPKLLGRPGGYRVWAFADGAGQRARESGGLRRYTAHGAGVSLDQELAGWLGAFFRIGYRDSANVNYDTQAAWMAGFQIMKILPGRPEDALGLAYGEIKPAKRAAPARPVRNEKVYEVYYRWHFTDKFHLSPILQVVDDRAGEREDLFWVIGARLQVDF
- a CDS encoding carboxymuconolactone decarboxylase family protein; this encodes MAATRSVKVPPRALKRATMLWSKEFTERVARDMEDWGGREFMEIFMNFCYGGLYDRNVLPQKTRELCAVAACVMANALPQLRTHIQAAWNCGASKREIMEVILQMLTYCGAPYMLQAARLARHDVFPHLKKGQKASLAPAGTGAAAPKAAKNAARKKPARPKAARRPGRPKRTIR
- a CDS encoding c-type cytochrome, coding for MRIRCTWVAAALVCFLGAGFGSVTAAVAQAPSPGAIALGGRLYDKWWKAVPGAKEPSGDHPLWALQTTNKLKGPATWRCKECHGWDYRGKDGAYGSGSHRTGFTGLMAVRAKSVDQIKDALKGAANPKHNFSAGLDDAALTNLAIFLKHGLVDLAPAIDAKAKKPLKADSARGQQLSAMCAACHGPDGKKLNFGKPDKPEYVGTVAKANPWEFVHKVRTGHPGAEPPMPAGVELGWNLQDALDILAYSATLPAK